The genomic interval TCGACGAAGTCCAGGAGGTGTATCGACTCCAGGGTGTGAAGATAAACGACAAGCATATCGAGGTTATCGTACGCCAGATGCTGAGAAGGGTTCGCATTACCGACGTGGGCGACACGAGATTTCTCGTTGGCGAGCAGGTGGAAAAGCATATCTTCGAGGAAGAGAACCACAAGGTCATCGCCCAGGGCGGCGCCGCTGCGGTTGCCGAGCCGCTGCTCTTGGGAATCACCAAGGCATCCCTCTCCACGGACAGTTTCCTGTCGGCGGCTTCGTTCCAGGAGACCACGAAGGTCCTTACCGAGGCGTCAATACAGGGCAAGGTGGACCTGCTCCGAGGTTTGAAGGAAAACGTCATCATGGGAAGGCTTATCCCGGCGGGGACCGGATACCATCGGTATCACCAGCTCGAAGTTGAGGAAAGTACAGAAGAAGCTGTTGCAGACTAGAAAAATTGCTTGACAAGTTAAGACGTAGCTGATAATATCAGTGAGTTTTTTCGGAAAAGGAAAGTAGATGCCAACGATAAATCAGCTTGTACGCAAGGGCCGAAAGAAAATGAAGTCCAAGACTTCTTCACCGGCGCTGCAGAATTCCCCCCAGAAGCGGGGAGTGTGCGTGAGGGTGTACACCACGACCCCGAAAAAACCGAACTCCGCCCTCAGGAAGGTCGCAAGGGTTCGATTGACGAACGGTATCGAGGTCACAAGCTACATACCCGGTGTCGGCCATAACCTTCAGGAGCACTCGGTTGTGCTCATTCGCGGGGGCCGGGTCAAGGACCTGCCGGGTGTCCGATACCACATCATTCGCGGAACGCTGGACGCCCTCGGCGTCAATGACCGAAAAAAGGGACGCTCTAAGTACGGCACGAAGAGGCCGAAGACATAAAGCGGGAAGAGTAGAGAAGGGCCTTCAAGGGATAAGAGAGGTCGCGACGGAAGGGCGATGAGGGGGAAGAATGGTCGTGGAAGGGGAGCGAGAAGGTCTGATTTATTTTATCGGGACTTGAACAAAGAGAAAGATAATGCCCCGAAGAAGAGTTATAGCGAAACGGGAAATAATTTCCGATCCAAAATACAATGACAGGCTTGTTGCCAAGTTCGTCAACTGCATGATGCTCAAGGGTAAGAAAAGCGTGTCGGAGAGTATTTTCTACGACGCCATGGATCTTGTGGCCGACAGAACCAAGGATGATCCGATTCGTGTTTTCAAGAAGGCCCTTGACAACATCAAGCCGGTTGTCGAGGTGAAATCCCGGCGGGTGGGCGGCTCTACCTACCAGGTTCCCGTGGAGATCAGGGGTGATCGCCGTGAGGCCCTGGGTATTCGATGGCTCATCAACTATTCAAGGAACAGGGGTGAGAAATCGATGAAGGAACGCCTTGCCGGCGAGATCATTGATGCATTCAACAACAAGGGGACCGCGGTCAAGAAGCGTGAAGATACCCATAAGATGGCAGAGGCCAACAAGGCCTTCGCTCATTACCGCTGGTAATCCCGGTTTTTTACGAAAAAGAATAGAGAAAAGCCTTTTTGAGGCTTTTTTTATCGTCAGGGGACAGTTTCGTTGAGGAAAGTACCGTTACATAAAAACCGCAATATCGGGATCATGGCCCATATTGACGCCGGAAAGACCACCACAACCGAGAGGATTCTTTTCTATACCGGCATTTCGTACAAGATGGGCGAGGTTCACGATGGGACCGCGGTCATGGACTGGATGGAACAGGAGCAGGAGCGGGGAATTACCATTACCTCCGCCGCCACCACGTGCTTCTGGAGGGACCATCGCGTCAATATCATCGACACTCCCGGTCATGTGGATTTTACCGCGGAGGTGGAGCGGTCGCTCCGAGTGCTCGACGGTGTGGTTGCGGTGTTCTGCGCCGTCGGCGGTGTGGAGCCCCAGTCCGAGACGGTCTGGCGACAGGCGGACAACTATCG from Candidatus Zymogenaceae bacterium carries:
- a CDS encoding 30S ribosomal protein S12, which codes for MPTINQLVRKGRKKMKSKTSSPALQNSPQKRGVCVRVYTTTPKKPNSALRKVARVRLTNGIEVTSYIPGVGHNLQEHSVVLIRGGRVKDLPGVRYHIIRGTLDALGVNDRKKGRSKYGTKRPKT
- the rpsG gene encoding 30S ribosomal protein S7 — encoded protein: MPRRRVIAKREIISDPKYNDRLVAKFVNCMMLKGKKSVSESIFYDAMDLVADRTKDDPIRVFKKALDNIKPVVEVKSRRVGGSTYQVPVEIRGDRREALGIRWLINYSRNRGEKSMKERLAGEIIDAFNNKGTAVKKREDTHKMAEANKAFAHYRW